The sequence below is a genomic window from Mycobacteroides abscessus ATCC 19977.
GGTTCAGCCGGGTGATGGCCGCGTGCAGCCGTTCGTACGGCGTGCCGCCGCTGACCGCGTTGCGATCGGATTTGGCGTCGATCTGTTCGAACTCGCGCTCCAGTGCCGACACCAGCAGGTGCACCTTGGAAGGGAAATACCGGTACAGGGTGCCGACGGCGACGTCGGCTCGTTCGGCGACGGTGCGCATCTGTACCGCTTCGTAGCCGCCCTTGGAGGCGATGGCCAAGGTGGCGTCCAGGATGCGCTTGCGACGCTCGCGTTGAGCGCTCGAACCGAGATCGTCGTCGGACAGTGCGGAGACGGCGGCTGGCTGGCTTGTCGCGTCGGTGTCGCCGTCACCTGACTGCGCGGCTTCCGATGCGCTAGATGTCCGAGGCGTTGCCATGCGTCTGTACTCCCTGCCGTCGATCTCGCGTATGCACGCGATGGTTTCAGCGCACGACTATACGGATGCCTATCGGCCGAATCAGGTCTCCCTGGCTCGTTGGTAGCGCTCTGTACAGCCTGAATGCGTTCCTACTACACTGAACCCAACCACGATATTAGAACACGTTCTAGTCTGATTTGTGCTGAAAAATAGCAGGAGGAAACTGTGTCGGTACCGTCCGGTCTTCGCGCGAGCGGCTCATCCGAAGTCCAGGAAGCCGCGCGGGATGCCGTCCGTCAGTG
It includes:
- the kstR gene encoding cholesterol catabolism transcriptional regulator KstR, which gives rise to MATPRTSSASEAAQSGDGDTDATSQPAAVSALSDDDLGSSAQRERRKRILDATLAIASKGGYEAVQMRTVAERADVAVGTLYRYFPSKVHLLVSALEREFEQIDAKSDRNAVSGGTPYERLHAAITRLNRNMQRNPLLTEAMTRALVFADASAAGEVDHVGRLMDGIFARAMAGEDDPTDAQFHIARVISDVWTSNMIAWLTRRASATDVSHRLDRTVRLLLGIT